A single region of the Salvia miltiorrhiza cultivar Shanhuang (shh) chromosome 8, IMPLAD_Smil_shh, whole genome shotgun sequence genome encodes:
- the LOC131001766 gene encoding nodulation receptor kinase-like isoform X1, with amino-acid sequence MMEAFDNVNTCCIILIFLLVNSSYAQEAGLVSIQCCADTTFTDPNTSISYISDESWYPDKKSCQNTVWTGDVNQETNEARYFESRYNSKWCYNLPTRSESFYLIRGTFPLSNPQESPSDTFFSVSVSETEIEKVNTSQKQVEGLFKATSNYTNFCLVKGRGEAYLSKLELRPSHPEYLKRYTSSVLKLVDRVDVGNTMAEVRYPDDLYDRIWRSHVYPDSTATYMLPPTTNVNITNPDSIMPPLKVLQTAVTHPERLEFQYGNLDVGPSNYDLYLYFLELDDSVGIGERVFDVYINDRNIHEVDIWASGSRFLAVVLNFTANGVLNLTFVKALNSQLGPICNAYEILQVYPRNAETNVEEVEVIMKVKNELLAQNQDSEVLKTWSGDPCLPLPWHGLSCDALNGTSIISKMDLSFSRLTGPFPSSITKLKYLKELNVSNNGFIGTVPQFPASSMLTLLDLSHNDLTGNITWSISKMKYLEKLYSGCNSHFSGSLPTNLSKSNLTTDNGVCNARVSPRSAQGILIGTVAAGSLLVIVIVGTCLFCIYRKKRTLQKYDDKRHPMSKNAIYSIASTETVVTKSISIQSFTLECIEASIQNYKTLIGEGGFGSVYRGTLADGQEVAVKVRSATSTQGTREFDNELNLLSAIRHENLVRLIGYCCENDQQILVYPFMSNGSLQDRLYGAAAKRKILDWPTRLSIALGAARGLTYLHTFSERCVIHRDVKSSNILLDHSMCAKVSDFGFSKYAPQEGDSGTSLEVRGTAGYLDPEYYSTQHLSAKSDVFSFGVVLLEIVSGREPLNINRPRNEWSLVEWAKPHIKNSKVEEIVDPSIKGGYHAEAMWRVVEVALACIEPYSAYRPCMADIVRELEDAFIIENNASEYMKSIESFGGSNRYSIERPIIIPPTPVPTEPSPILMQPPPPQPR; translated from the exons ATGATGGAAGCGTTTGATAATGTGAATACATGTTGCATCATTCTCATATTCCTGTTGGTAAATTCAAGTTATGCACAAGAAG CAGGCTTGGTTAGCATTCAGTGTTGCGCTGATACTACATTCACAGATCCGAATACCAGTATTAGCTACATATCAGATGAAAGTTGGTATCCTGATAAGAAAAGTTGCCAAAACACAGTTTGGACTGGGGATGTCAATCAAGAGACTAATGAAGCAAGATATTTTGAGTCGAGATATAACAGCAAATGGTGTTACAATTTGCCAACAAGGAGTGAATCTTTCTATTTAATTAGAGGAACATTTCCTCTCAGCAATCCGCAGGAATCGCCTTCTGACACATTTTTCAGTGTATCAGTTAGTGAAACCGAAATAGAGAAAGTCAATACTTCACAGAAACAAGTTGAGGGATTATTTAAAGCTACGAGTAACTACACTAACTTCTGCCTAGTGAAGGGCAGAGGGGAAGCGTACCTTTCAAAGCTGGAACTACGACCTTCACATCCAGAATACCTAAAGAGATACACTTCCAGCGTGCTCAAACTTGTGGATCGGGTAGATGTAGGAAACACAATGGCTGAAGTCAG GTACCCAGATGACTTGTATGATCGAATCTGGAGATCACATGTGTACCCTGATTCAACAGCTACTTACATGCTGCCGCCCACCACCAATGTAAATATCACCAATCCAGACAGTATAATGCCGCCTCTTAAAGTATTACAAACAGCTGTGACCCATCCGGAACGGTTAGAGTTTCAGTATGGAAACCTTGACGTAGGACCAAGCAATTACGACCTCTACCTCTACTTTCTTGAGCTGGATGATTCTGTTGGAATCGGGGAAAGGGTATTTGATGTGTACATCAATGATCGGAATATACATGAGGTTGATATATGGGCTAGTGGTTCACGCTTCTTGGCAGTAGTTCTCAACTTCACAGCTAACGGAGTTCTTAATCTGACCTTCGTCAAAGCCTTGAATTCTCAGTTGGGACCCATCTGTAATGCTTATGAGATTTTGCAAGTTTACCCAAGGAATGCAGAGACAAATGTGGAGGAAG TGGAGGTGATAATGAAAGTGAAGAACGAGCTACTTGCCCAGAATCAAGATAGTGAAGTTCTGAAGACATGGTCTGGAGACCCTTGTCTCCCTCTTCCGTGGCATGGTTTGTCTTGTGACGCTCTCAACGGTACCTCAATTATCAGTAAAAT GGACTTATCCTTCAGCAGACTCACCGGGCCATTCCCTTCCAGTATCACCAAGCTGAAATACCTGAAAGAATT GAACGTGAGCAATAATGGCTTCATTGGCACTGTTCCTCAGTTTCCAGCTTCTTCCATGCTGACCTTACT GGATTTGAGCCACAATGATCTCACAGGAAACATCACATGGTCTATTTCCAAAATGAAATATTTGGAAAAACT ATATTCCGGCTGCAATTCTCACTTCAGTGGAAGTCTCCCTACAAACTTAAGCAAGTCAAATCTCACTACAGA CAATGGGGTGTGTAATGCTCGAGTATCCCCCCGTTCAGCTCAAGGGATTCTCATAGGCACAGTTGCAGCTGGATCTCTGTTAGTAATAGTCATAGTTGGGACGTGCCTGTTCTGCATTTACAGAAAGAAAAGGACTCTGCAAAAGTATGATGACAAGAGGCACCCGATGTCGAAAA ATGCAATCTATTCAATAGCAAGCACAGAAACTGTGGTTACAAAATCAATTTCTATTCAAAGTTTCACACTGGAGTGCATAGAGGCTTCAATACAAAACTACAAAACACTGATTGGAGAAGGTGGATTTGGATCAGTCTATCGAGGTACTCTAGCTGATGGTCAAGAAGTTGCAGTGAAGGTCCGATCAGCCACCTCGACACAGGGAACTCGTGAGTTTGATAATGAA CTAAACTTGCTCTCAGCAATTAGGCACGAGAACTTGGTGCGACTGATTGGATATTGTTGCGAGAATGACCAGCAAATTCTTGTCTATCCTTTCATGTCCAATGGTTCTCTACAAGATCGCCTATATG GGGCAGCAGCAAAGCGCAAAATCCTTGATTGGCCAACAAGACTTTCCATTGCTTTAGGTGCTGCAAGAG gcTTAACATATCTTCACACCTTCTCCGAGCGTTGTGTAATACATAGAGATGtcaaatcaagtaatatacttcTGGATCATAGCATGTGTGCAAAAGTTTCAGACTTTGGATTCTCGAAATATGCACCTCAAGAAGGGGACAGTGGTACTTCTCTTGAAGTAAGGGGTACTGCAGGATACCTGGACCCAGA GTACTACTCAACACAGCATCTATCAGCAAAAAGTGATGTCTTTAGCTTTGGGGTTGTTTTACTGGAAATTGTAAGTGGCCGAGAACCTCTCAATATAAACAGGCCAAGAAATGAGTGGAGCTTGGTTGAATGG GCAAAACCTCATATAAAGAACTCAAAAGTCGAAGAAATAGTGGACCCTAGCATTAAGGGAGGATACCATGCTGAGGCAATGTGGAGAGTTGTAGAGGTAGCTTTGGCGTGTATTGAACCTTACTCAGCTTATCGCCCCTGCATGGCAGACATTGTTCGTGAGCTAGAAGATGCTTTCATCATAGAAAACAATGCATCAGAATACATGAAATCCATTGAGAGTTTTGGTGGGTCCAATCGCTACTCAATAGAGAGGCCTATCATCATACCACCAACTCCAGTTCCGACGGAACCATCCCCTATTCTTATGCAACCGCCTCCTCCACAGCCAAGATGA
- the LOC131001766 gene encoding nodulation receptor kinase-like isoform X2, whose product MMEAFDNVNTCCIILIFLLVNSSYAQEGLVSIQCCADTTFTDPNTSISYISDESWYPDKKSCQNTVWTGDVNQETNEARYFESRYNSKWCYNLPTRSESFYLIRGTFPLSNPQESPSDTFFSVSVSETEIEKVNTSQKQVEGLFKATSNYTNFCLVKGRGEAYLSKLELRPSHPEYLKRYTSSVLKLVDRVDVGNTMAEVRYPDDLYDRIWRSHVYPDSTATYMLPPTTNVNITNPDSIMPPLKVLQTAVTHPERLEFQYGNLDVGPSNYDLYLYFLELDDSVGIGERVFDVYINDRNIHEVDIWASGSRFLAVVLNFTANGVLNLTFVKALNSQLGPICNAYEILQVYPRNAETNVEEVEVIMKVKNELLAQNQDSEVLKTWSGDPCLPLPWHGLSCDALNGTSIISKMDLSFSRLTGPFPSSITKLKYLKELNVSNNGFIGTVPQFPASSMLTLLDLSHNDLTGNITWSISKMKYLEKLYSGCNSHFSGSLPTNLSKSNLTTDNGVCNARVSPRSAQGILIGTVAAGSLLVIVIVGTCLFCIYRKKRTLQKYDDKRHPMSKNAIYSIASTETVVTKSISIQSFTLECIEASIQNYKTLIGEGGFGSVYRGTLADGQEVAVKVRSATSTQGTREFDNELNLLSAIRHENLVRLIGYCCENDQQILVYPFMSNGSLQDRLYGAAAKRKILDWPTRLSIALGAARGLTYLHTFSERCVIHRDVKSSNILLDHSMCAKVSDFGFSKYAPQEGDSGTSLEVRGTAGYLDPEYYSTQHLSAKSDVFSFGVVLLEIVSGREPLNINRPRNEWSLVEWAKPHIKNSKVEEIVDPSIKGGYHAEAMWRVVEVALACIEPYSAYRPCMADIVRELEDAFIIENNASEYMKSIESFGGSNRYSIERPIIIPPTPVPTEPSPILMQPPPPQPR is encoded by the exons ATGATGGAAGCGTTTGATAATGTGAATACATGTTGCATCATTCTCATATTCCTGTTGGTAAATTCAAGTTATGCACAAGAAG GCTTGGTTAGCATTCAGTGTTGCGCTGATACTACATTCACAGATCCGAATACCAGTATTAGCTACATATCAGATGAAAGTTGGTATCCTGATAAGAAAAGTTGCCAAAACACAGTTTGGACTGGGGATGTCAATCAAGAGACTAATGAAGCAAGATATTTTGAGTCGAGATATAACAGCAAATGGTGTTACAATTTGCCAACAAGGAGTGAATCTTTCTATTTAATTAGAGGAACATTTCCTCTCAGCAATCCGCAGGAATCGCCTTCTGACACATTTTTCAGTGTATCAGTTAGTGAAACCGAAATAGAGAAAGTCAATACTTCACAGAAACAAGTTGAGGGATTATTTAAAGCTACGAGTAACTACACTAACTTCTGCCTAGTGAAGGGCAGAGGGGAAGCGTACCTTTCAAAGCTGGAACTACGACCTTCACATCCAGAATACCTAAAGAGATACACTTCCAGCGTGCTCAAACTTGTGGATCGGGTAGATGTAGGAAACACAATGGCTGAAGTCAG GTACCCAGATGACTTGTATGATCGAATCTGGAGATCACATGTGTACCCTGATTCAACAGCTACTTACATGCTGCCGCCCACCACCAATGTAAATATCACCAATCCAGACAGTATAATGCCGCCTCTTAAAGTATTACAAACAGCTGTGACCCATCCGGAACGGTTAGAGTTTCAGTATGGAAACCTTGACGTAGGACCAAGCAATTACGACCTCTACCTCTACTTTCTTGAGCTGGATGATTCTGTTGGAATCGGGGAAAGGGTATTTGATGTGTACATCAATGATCGGAATATACATGAGGTTGATATATGGGCTAGTGGTTCACGCTTCTTGGCAGTAGTTCTCAACTTCACAGCTAACGGAGTTCTTAATCTGACCTTCGTCAAAGCCTTGAATTCTCAGTTGGGACCCATCTGTAATGCTTATGAGATTTTGCAAGTTTACCCAAGGAATGCAGAGACAAATGTGGAGGAAG TGGAGGTGATAATGAAAGTGAAGAACGAGCTACTTGCCCAGAATCAAGATAGTGAAGTTCTGAAGACATGGTCTGGAGACCCTTGTCTCCCTCTTCCGTGGCATGGTTTGTCTTGTGACGCTCTCAACGGTACCTCAATTATCAGTAAAAT GGACTTATCCTTCAGCAGACTCACCGGGCCATTCCCTTCCAGTATCACCAAGCTGAAATACCTGAAAGAATT GAACGTGAGCAATAATGGCTTCATTGGCACTGTTCCTCAGTTTCCAGCTTCTTCCATGCTGACCTTACT GGATTTGAGCCACAATGATCTCACAGGAAACATCACATGGTCTATTTCCAAAATGAAATATTTGGAAAAACT ATATTCCGGCTGCAATTCTCACTTCAGTGGAAGTCTCCCTACAAACTTAAGCAAGTCAAATCTCACTACAGA CAATGGGGTGTGTAATGCTCGAGTATCCCCCCGTTCAGCTCAAGGGATTCTCATAGGCACAGTTGCAGCTGGATCTCTGTTAGTAATAGTCATAGTTGGGACGTGCCTGTTCTGCATTTACAGAAAGAAAAGGACTCTGCAAAAGTATGATGACAAGAGGCACCCGATGTCGAAAA ATGCAATCTATTCAATAGCAAGCACAGAAACTGTGGTTACAAAATCAATTTCTATTCAAAGTTTCACACTGGAGTGCATAGAGGCTTCAATACAAAACTACAAAACACTGATTGGAGAAGGTGGATTTGGATCAGTCTATCGAGGTACTCTAGCTGATGGTCAAGAAGTTGCAGTGAAGGTCCGATCAGCCACCTCGACACAGGGAACTCGTGAGTTTGATAATGAA CTAAACTTGCTCTCAGCAATTAGGCACGAGAACTTGGTGCGACTGATTGGATATTGTTGCGAGAATGACCAGCAAATTCTTGTCTATCCTTTCATGTCCAATGGTTCTCTACAAGATCGCCTATATG GGGCAGCAGCAAAGCGCAAAATCCTTGATTGGCCAACAAGACTTTCCATTGCTTTAGGTGCTGCAAGAG gcTTAACATATCTTCACACCTTCTCCGAGCGTTGTGTAATACATAGAGATGtcaaatcaagtaatatacttcTGGATCATAGCATGTGTGCAAAAGTTTCAGACTTTGGATTCTCGAAATATGCACCTCAAGAAGGGGACAGTGGTACTTCTCTTGAAGTAAGGGGTACTGCAGGATACCTGGACCCAGA GTACTACTCAACACAGCATCTATCAGCAAAAAGTGATGTCTTTAGCTTTGGGGTTGTTTTACTGGAAATTGTAAGTGGCCGAGAACCTCTCAATATAAACAGGCCAAGAAATGAGTGGAGCTTGGTTGAATGG GCAAAACCTCATATAAAGAACTCAAAAGTCGAAGAAATAGTGGACCCTAGCATTAAGGGAGGATACCATGCTGAGGCAATGTGGAGAGTTGTAGAGGTAGCTTTGGCGTGTATTGAACCTTACTCAGCTTATCGCCCCTGCATGGCAGACATTGTTCGTGAGCTAGAAGATGCTTTCATCATAGAAAACAATGCATCAGAATACATGAAATCCATTGAGAGTTTTGGTGGGTCCAATCGCTACTCAATAGAGAGGCCTATCATCATACCACCAACTCCAGTTCCGACGGAACCATCCCCTATTCTTATGCAACCGCCTCCTCCACAGCCAAGATGA